One Aciduliprofundum boonei T469 genomic region harbors:
- a CDS encoding Xaa-Pro peptidase family protein, with the protein MISLRAPREIFEKRVQKFQSILRENNVDGAVIRALSTFTYFTGTRWLRPSLLIPSEGEPTVLVVEGEAEEFKRRSWIDDVVEYQDAESLMAMVVSWIKSNGYKRVGLEFSVERDAYLLFYKVFKRLNPQVEVVDILDYTFQLRMVKDEWEKENIRKAGRIANKGMKLAGEVISPGMSELEIASEVGHLLTKEGSEDPKVYVSTTPRVHAEPFRDAYVKKDSIVTVVIGADYNNYYANMARTFVVGEVNKEVRRAMQVKERAYELAIRETKPDKKFIEIEKKIAELYRHERFEEYYIKGYTHSVGLLIEEPPITTIVVAHRFWKIMRDMVLAIVHPPLMLPEGAIKHEDTFIVEDEMEKVT; encoded by the coding sequence GTGATAAGCTTGAGAGCCCCTCGTGAAATCTTTGAAAAGAGAGTTCAGAAATTTCAATCAATTTTGCGGGAGAACAATGTAGATGGGGCTGTAATCAGGGCACTTTCCACTTTTACTTATTTCACAGGTACAAGATGGCTAAGGCCCTCTTTACTTATTCCTTCAGAGGGAGAGCCCACGGTGCTTGTGGTTGAAGGAGAAGCGGAAGAGTTTAAGAGAAGATCTTGGATTGATGATGTGGTTGAGTATCAAGATGCAGAATCTTTAATGGCTATGGTCGTTTCTTGGATCAAAAGTAACGGGTATAAGAGGGTTGGATTGGAGTTCTCAGTAGAGAGAGATGCCTACCTTCTGTTCTATAAAGTTTTCAAGAGATTGAACCCACAGGTTGAAGTTGTGGATATTTTAGATTATACTTTCCAACTTAGGATGGTAAAAGATGAGTGGGAAAAGGAAAATATAAGAAAAGCAGGTAGAATTGCAAATAAGGGAATGAAGCTTGCAGGAGAGGTAATAAGTCCTGGAATGAGTGAGTTGGAAATAGCCTCCGAGGTGGGTCATCTACTAACAAAAGAGGGTAGCGAGGACCCTAAGGTTTATGTTTCCACGACTCCGAGGGTTCATGCTGAGCCATTTAGGGATGCTTATGTAAAAAAAGATTCTATTGTCACTGTGGTTATAGGTGCTGATTACAATAACTATTACGCGAATATGGCTAGGACATTTGTAGTGGGTGAGGTGAATAAAGAAGTTAGAAGGGCGATGCAAGTCAAAGAAAGGGCATACGAATTGGCGATACGAGAAACAAAGCCCGATAAAAAATTTATAGAGATTGAAAAGAAAATTGCAGAATTATACAGGCATGAAAGATTTGAAGAATATTACATAAAAGGCTACACGCATAGTGTGGGATTGCTCATAGAAGAGCCACCTATAACCACTATTGTAGTTGCTCATAGATTTTGGAAAATCATGCGGGATATGGTTTTAGCCATAGTGCACCCTCCATTAATGCTTCCAGAAGGTGCAATAAAGCACGAAGATACT
- a CDS encoding DUF438 domain-containing protein — protein sequence MSELLDNREMKKEKLKEMLKKLHSGEDEEKVKEEFKNVLRSISPLEIPLIEQELVAEGVSAREIARMCDIHVEIFRESVSGAEKEIAKFPPGHPLRTLYEENVEIIKDAEILNLYASSLLKLKGNALQSTLKTLEGIVRGLKVIGYTHYNREEMIDFPYLERRGLNAVPAVLWRKHDEIRAEMNKLLNLIHSENYEEISNVGQDLASRLIDMVFRENNILYPTLQVLLSEGEFKAIRMQDDEIGYYKIKPGNEWKSEAKPIMPYEVRDEITAEQLLSLPQHLIEEMKKNMGDIKLHPDLRELRREGDIELENGYLLPDEISAILAIMPVDVTFIDSEDRVRFFSGGERIFTRTNTVLGRPVQLCHPPKSVHIVNKILQAFKKGERDKADFWIDMQGRKILIQYLAVRKNGKYLGALEFTQDIMDIKKIEGEKRLLDWK from the coding sequence ATGTCAGAATTACTTGATAATAGGGAGATGAAGAAGGAAAAATTGAAAGAAATGCTCAAAAAATTGCATTCAGGAGAGGATGAGGAGAAGGTGAAGGAAGAATTTAAAAATGTACTTCGCTCCATATCTCCACTTGAGATACCTTTAATTGAGCAAGAACTCGTTGCAGAGGGGGTATCTGCAAGAGAAATTGCAAGAATGTGCGATATACATGTTGAGATCTTCAGGGAGAGTGTAAGTGGAGCAGAGAAAGAGATTGCGAAATTCCCACCCGGACATCCTCTTCGCACACTTTATGAGGAGAATGTTGAGATAATAAAGGATGCCGAGATTTTGAATCTTTATGCATCCTCACTTTTGAAATTGAAGGGTAATGCTCTTCAAAGCACTTTAAAAACTCTTGAAGGAATAGTTCGTGGATTAAAGGTCATTGGCTATACGCATTACAATCGCGAGGAAATGATAGATTTTCCATATCTTGAGAGAAGGGGCTTAAATGCCGTGCCCGCCGTGCTATGGAGAAAGCACGATGAGATTAGAGCAGAGATGAACAAACTTCTGAACCTTATACATAGCGAGAATTATGAAGAAATATCCAATGTTGGTCAAGACCTTGCCTCTCGTCTCATAGATATGGTGTTTAGGGAGAATAACATACTATATCCGACTCTACAAGTGCTTTTGAGTGAAGGAGAATTCAAAGCCATAAGAATGCAAGATGACGAGATTGGATATTACAAGATCAAGCCGGGGAATGAGTGGAAAAGTGAGGCAAAGCCCATAATGCCCTATGAGGTGAGAGATGAAATCACGGCTGAGCAGTTGCTATCTCTGCCTCAGCATCTCATAGAAGAGATGAAGAAGAACATGGGTGATATAAAATTACATCCAGATCTCAGAGAACTTAGAAGAGAGGGAGATATAGAGTTAGAGAACGGATATCTTCTTCCAGATGAAATATCTGCTATTCTAGCAATAATGCCTGTGGATGTGACATTCATTGATTCGGAAGATAGGGTAAGGTTCTTCTCAGGAGGTGAAAGAATATTTACTCGTACAAACACGGTTCTGGGCAGGCCTGTGCAGCTATGTCATCCACCAAAGAGCGTGCATATAGTAAACAAAATATTGCAGGCATTCAAAAAAGGAGAGAGGGATAAAGCTGATTTCTGGATTGATATGCAGGGCAGGAAAATATTAATACAGTACCTTGCAGTCCGTAAAAATGGAAAGTATTTGGGAGCGCTGGAATTCACGCAGGATATAATGGATATAAAAAAGATAGAAGGTGAGAAAAGGTTGTTGGATTGGAAGTGA
- the thiE gene encoding thiamine phosphate synthase produces MNLREKLKLYVITDGRLRDEIESVKLVLEGGAKAIQLRMKNSTTRQMVEKGIRIRKIVEDYGALLFVDDRVDVALAIEAHGVHLGPEDMPLKMARIIAPQLLIGATVHSVEEAIKAQEDGADYIGAGSVYPTRSKENAVVIGLENLRRIVESVRIPVVAIGGINIENVRNVLSTGVDGIAVISSILVAENPKEATRRMLREIEGR; encoded by the coding sequence GTGAATTTGAGGGAGAAATTAAAATTGTATGTGATTACGGATGGAAGGTTGAGGGATGAGATTGAAAGTGTGAAACTTGTGCTGGAGGGAGGAGCCAAGGCCATACAGCTCAGGATGAAAAATTCCACCACGAGGCAGATGGTTGAAAAGGGAATCAGGATAAGAAAAATCGTGGAAGATTATGGTGCTCTTCTCTTTGTGGATGATAGAGTTGATGTGGCTCTTGCAATAGAAGCGCATGGAGTGCACCTTGGGCCTGAGGACATGCCTTTAAAGATGGCGAGGATAATTGCACCTCAACTGCTTATAGGAGCAACGGTACATAGTGTGGAGGAGGCAATTAAGGCGCAGGAGGATGGAGCTGACTATATAGGGGCCGGAAGCGTTTATCCCACGAGAAGCAAGGAAAATGCTGTTGTAATTGGATTGGAGAATTTGAGAAGGATAGTGGAAAGCGTGAGAATTCCCGTGGTGGCTATAGGGGGAATCAATATTGAAAATGTTAGAAATGTGCTTTCCACAGGAGTTGATGGCATTGCAGTTATATCTTCCATTCTCGTCGCTGAGAACCCGAAGGAAGCAACTCGCAGAATGTTGAGAGAAATCGAAGGGCGTTGA